The following proteins come from a genomic window of Anaerobutyricum hallii:
- a CDS encoding YodL domain-containing protein: MSTSQCAVYQVKETPEYRDVRFRSYEKLRSEGKSVSIENYQQVYIGRIQPGETPADIKIRLQKQRPKNFKGHSIGCSDVLVITDEGKTTAYYINKDRFIIVPEFLTIKSSSDTRLSIDTTGYEIEGKKGTWLAQDYILMNEKKWFLMEHEEYGTRAAYVILSEDGAVVMNDCYNGFDEEARRNIQNFMQQQAAKEQEQQRQQQVQSQMQPNQTQQPPEQQKKKPELANWQKVMDNGEYLRSAEMAEEANYNMIDGLMNNTPKKKDKNAPRRSVLKRLRKHQQKIASQGKGQPQQQRAVEEEMERKKK; encoded by the coding sequence ATGAGTACAAGTCAGTGTGCAGTATATCAGGTAAAAGAAACACCAGAGTATCGTGATGTTCGTTTCCGTTCTTATGAAAAGCTGAGAAGCGAAGGAAAGAGCGTCAGCATTGAGAACTATCAGCAGGTGTACATTGGAAGAATCCAGCCGGGGGAAACTCCGGCGGATATAAAAATACGCCTGCAGAAACAGCGACCGAAGAACTTCAAAGGTCATTCCATCGGATGCAGCGATGTTCTGGTAATTACGGATGAGGGAAAAACCACAGCCTACTATATTAATAAAGACAGATTCATCATTGTTCCAGAATTTCTCACAATCAAAAGTTCCTCGGATACCAGACTTTCCATTGATACAACCGGATATGAAATCGAAGGAAAGAAAGGTACATGGCTTGCCCAGGATTATATTTTGATGAACGAGAAGAAATGGTTTCTGATGGAACATGAAGAGTATGGGACAAGAGCCGCCTATGTGATTCTCAGTGAAGATGGAGCAGTAGTTATGAATGACTGTTACAATGGCTTTGACGAAGAAGCAAGACGGAACATTCAGAACTTTATGCAGCAACAGGCAGCAAAAGAACAGGAACAACAAAGACAACAGCAGGTGCAATCACAAATGCAACCGAATCAAACACAACAGCCACCAGAACAGCAGAAAAAGAAACCAGAGCTGGCAAACTGGCAGAAGGTCATGGACAACGGAGAATATCTTCGCAGTGCAGAGATGGCAGAAGAAGCCAACTACAATATGATTGATGGACTGATGAACAATACTCCAAAGAAAAAAGATAAAAATGCTCCCCGGAGATCAGTGTTGAAACGACTTCGCAAGCATCAGCAGAAGATAGCCAGTCAGGGAAAAGGACAACCACAGCAACAAAGAGCAGTGGAAGAAGAGATGGAAAGGAAGAAAAAGTAA
- a CDS encoding transposon-transfer assisting family protein: MIDLAMNFDTDECLVTAMFDKGNRNDTMEAIDHIIPFLKGDADMIGLVCNTIRKLFCMSDEGYEIFLMDLEDYKAELEEEDEE; this comes from the coding sequence ATGATAGATCTGGCAATGAACTTTGATACAGACGAATGTTTAGTGACCGCAATGTTTGATAAAGGAAACAGAAATGATACGATGGAAGCTATCGACCATATCATTCCATTTCTGAAAGGGGATGCGGATATGATCGGACTGGTCTGCAATACCATAAGAAAGCTGTTCTGCATGAGTGACGAAGGCTATGAGATTTTTCTTATGGATCTGGAAGATTATAAAGCGGAACTGGAAGAGGAGGACGAGGAATGA
- a CDS encoding DUF6088 family protein, giving the protein MANLYQYLTENYKENEPFFLSDIQIEGMTGNNIRQQLKKLTDAEKVKRFDKGIYYLPKRSIFKSGSKPTLEKVLEYKYLRDNDRRCGYISGLLFFNQMGLTTQVPMQYEIVSNKATNEYRETSLAKSRIIIRKPKVPVTEKNYMALQFLDMLKDVDVYSEMSGTDLQKRLYQYMRDAGLEISDLESYFSYYPDKLYKNLIETRVIYNGILA; this is encoded by the coding sequence ATGGCTAACTTATATCAGTACCTTACAGAAAACTATAAAGAAAATGAGCCTTTTTTTCTTTCTGATATACAGATTGAAGGAATGACGGGCAATAATATCCGTCAGCAGCTAAAAAAATTGACAGATGCTGAAAAGGTAAAACGTTTTGACAAAGGTATCTATTATCTTCCCAAGAGAAGTATTTTCAAATCTGGTTCAAAACCTACATTGGAAAAAGTTCTGGAATATAAATATCTGCGTGACAACGACAGACGGTGCGGTTACATCAGCGGATTATTATTTTTCAACCAAATGGGACTTACTACACAGGTTCCTATGCAATATGAAATCGTATCAAACAAGGCAACCAATGAATACCGGGAAACTTCTCTGGCAAAGTCCCGTATCATTATCAGAAAACCTAAAGTCCCTGTAACAGAAAAAAATTACATGGCTTTACAGTTTCTCGATATGTTAAAAGACGTGGATGTTTATTCAGAAATGTCTGGAACCGATTTGCAAAAACGTCTTTATCAGTATATGCGTGATGCTGGTTTGGAAATTTCTGATCTGGAATCTTATTTTTCATATTATCCTGATAAACTTTACAAAAATCTAATAGAAACGAGGGTGATCTATAATGGCATACTTGCATAA
- a CDS encoding AAA family ATPase, whose protein sequence is MKVNFIELTNFRGIQKQRITFENKNFVALIGDNGSGKTTILEAITKGFVPVLRTVNAEAMKECDLANKDIRNGANGAAVTLGITLDGEKYIWTNRRRLSSQQPFENAGDVKAEKAKSLKELKSKYSQCVEERKLPLILYYGTDRIIREVSQRGHIKNFQVTDALRNCFDNVNYFRDFYDWFKTEEDIELRGIRENSNYKNPKLNCVRTALEGMIKGYSNLRIELAPSRMVMTNSEGVDLQIDQLSGGYKAVLSVIADIAKRLSMANPDSLNPLEEEAVILIDELDLHLHPKWQKEIVADLKRTFPNSQFIVSTHSPFIVQSLDADELFDIKTMQYAEEGNYRGRIFV, encoded by the coding sequence GTGAAAGTCAATTTTATAGAATTAACAAATTTCAGGGGGATTCAAAAACAAAGAATCACATTTGAAAATAAAAATTTTGTTGCGTTGATAGGAGACAATGGTAGCGGAAAAACCACTATACTAGAGGCAATCACAAAAGGATTTGTACCGGTATTAAGAACAGTTAATGCAGAAGCAATGAAAGAGTGTGATCTGGCAAATAAGGATATAAGGAATGGAGCTAATGGAGCAGCAGTTACTTTAGGGATAACATTGGATGGCGAAAAATATATCTGGACAAACAGACGCAGACTTTCGTCACAACAACCATTTGAAAATGCAGGGGACGTAAAGGCGGAAAAAGCAAAATCTTTAAAAGAATTGAAATCTAAGTATTCGCAATGTGTGGAAGAGAGAAAACTGCCATTGATTCTTTACTATGGAACAGACAGAATTATACGAGAAGTATCACAGAGGGGACATATAAAAAACTTTCAAGTAACAGATGCTTTAAGAAACTGTTTTGATAATGTCAATTATTTTAGAGATTTTTATGATTGGTTCAAGACAGAAGAGGATATTGAACTTCGAGGGATTCGTGAAAATTCAAATTATAAGAACCCCAAATTAAATTGTGTAAGAACTGCTTTGGAAGGAATGATAAAGGGATATTCCAATTTAAGGATTGAGTTAGCACCGTCAAGAATGGTGATGACAAATTCAGAAGGGGTAGATCTCCAGATTGATCAGTTAAGCGGAGGATATAAAGCAGTTTTATCGGTTATTGCAGATATTGCAAAGAGATTATCAATGGCAAATCCGGATTCGTTGAATCCATTGGAAGAGGAAGCTGTGATTTTGATTGATGAGCTAGATCTGCATCTGCATCCAAAGTGGCAGAAAGAAATCGTTGCAGATTTAAAAAGAACATTTCCTAATAGCCAGTTTATTGTTTCCACACATTCTCCATTTATCGTTCAGTCATTAGATGCCGACGAATTATTTGATATTAAAACAATGCAGTATGCAGAAGAAGGCAATTACAGAGGAAGGATTTTTGTTTAA
- a CDS encoding nucleotidyl transferase AbiEii/AbiGii toxin family protein: MAYLHNNKDQFQDAIELAYEQTGIMAQAIEKDYYVTMLLRLLSEKMPYIVFKGGTSLSKCHKVIKRFSEDIDITIDTQISQGKKKKIKQAIVSSADELGMNIENLDETRSRRDYNRYIISYDSVLPLASDALSPAVLLETSYTAISFPTVILPVHSYIGDMMDKEAPDSIEEFMLLPFSMKVQGIDRTLADKVFAICDYYLQGKVQKHSRHIYDIYKLLPLVPQDETFKNLVHEVRNIRAQSPICPSALPDVNVPQLLEQIIEEKAYKNDYDNLTTQLLEEKLSYDIVINSLKDISKSGIFK, encoded by the coding sequence ATGGCATACTTGCATAACAATAAAGACCAGTTCCAGGATGCAATCGAACTGGCTTATGAACAGACCGGCATAATGGCACAGGCGATAGAAAAGGATTATTACGTCACCATGCTTCTTCGCCTTCTATCTGAAAAAATGCCTTACATCGTTTTCAAGGGTGGTACCTCTTTAAGCAAATGCCATAAAGTTATAAAGCGTTTCTCGGAAGATATAGATATTACAATAGATACCCAGATTTCACAGGGAAAGAAGAAAAAAATAAAACAGGCAATCGTTTCTTCCGCAGATGAACTAGGTATGAATATTGAAAATCTTGATGAAACAAGAAGCCGTCGGGATTACAACCGCTACATTATCAGTTATGACTCCGTACTTCCTTTAGCCAGTGATGCTTTAAGTCCTGCTGTATTATTAGAAACATCCTATACTGCGATTTCTTTTCCAACAGTAATATTACCTGTTCACAGCTATATTGGTGATATGATGGATAAAGAAGCTCCTGATTCTATCGAAGAATTTATGTTGCTGCCATTCTCCATGAAAGTACAGGGTATCGACAGAACACTGGCTGATAAAGTTTTTGCCATTTGCGATTATTATTTACAAGGCAAAGTTCAGAAACATTCCAGACACATATATGATATTTACAAACTTCTTCCGCTTGTTCCTCAAGATGAAACTTTCAAAAATCTTGTACATGAAGTAAGAAATATCAGGGCACAATCTCCAATCTGTCCATCTGCTCTTCCAGATGTAAATGTTCCGCAACTACTTGAACAGATTATTGAAGAAAAAGCCTACAAGAACGATTATGATAATTTGACTACCCAGCTTTTAGAGGAAAAGCTCTCTTATGATATTGTAATCAATTCCTTAAAAGATATTTCCAAGAGCGGAATCTTTAAATAG